Proteins co-encoded in one Bacteroidota bacterium genomic window:
- a CDS encoding PfkB family carbohydrate kinase gives MKVGCIGELVVDFICPDPVASVADAVVFEKHPGGSPANVAAACEAAGIDVLLLSKVGKGAFGQFTQQALQAAGCTTSGIQVDKSHPTRCVFMAHDEGGRRSVAIANRRSADQFLEWDQVRKGDMAFDVLHIGGTTMLGEETAATTFALVAQVKANGGLISYDPNINLARVAPGVRERTSKLIQLVDLLKVNDAEWEMVKPMLQAAGKLRLLVHTQAAAGAVIHTPDHHIHIDPPAVAAKDVTGAGDAFYGGLLGYLVQHAALINPDRNTLIAAGAAGSRLAGQVIQQHGGFLSLQNRK, from the coding sequence GATTTTATTTGTCCGGACCCCGTTGCATCAGTTGCAGATGCAGTAGTATTTGAGAAGCACCCGGGGGGCTCGCCGGCCAATGTTGCCGCAGCATGCGAGGCTGCAGGTATCGATGTGCTGCTGCTGAGTAAAGTGGGGAAGGGTGCTTTTGGTCAGTTTACACAACAAGCGCTGCAAGCTGCCGGCTGCACAACGTCGGGAATTCAGGTCGATAAATCTCACCCTACGCGTTGTGTTTTTATGGCACACGATGAAGGAGGCCGACGAAGCGTTGCCATTGCAAATCGCCGCAGCGCAGACCAGTTCCTGGAATGGGACCAGGTCCGCAAGGGGGATATGGCATTTGATGTATTGCACATTGGAGGCACAACAATGTTGGGCGAAGAAACTGCAGCGACTACGTTTGCACTGGTGGCGCAGGTGAAGGCAAATGGGGGCCTGATTTCTTACGACCCCAATATTAATCTTGCCCGTGTTGCACCGGGTGTCCGAGAACGGACGAGCAAGCTGATTCAGTTAGTGGATTTACTAAAAGTGAACGACGCAGAATGGGAGATGGTAAAACCTATGCTTCAGGCTGCAGGCAAACTTCGTTTACTCGTACATACGCAAGCCGCAGCCGGCGCAGTGATACATACACCCGATCATCATATTCATATAGATCCGCCTGCGGTTGCTGCAAAAGATGTTACTGGTGCCGGAGATGCATTTTATGGCGGCCTGCTTGGTTATCTGGTCCAGCATGCAGCGCTCATCAATCCGGACCGCAACACCTTGATTGCGGCCGGCGCTGCCGGTAGCCGTCTTGCCGGCCAGGTGATCCAGCAACATGGCGGCTTCTTGTCACTTCAAAACCGGAAATAA